Proteins encoded by one window of Cupriavidus sp. EM10:
- a CDS encoding efflux RND transporter permease subunit — protein sequence MAHFFLRRPAFAWVLAILTMVAGLVALNRIPVAQYPAVAPPMVILYADYPGATARTVEDRVTAVLEQQMHGIPGLLYIDSNSEAGTATVTIGFRQGTDPQLAQVNVRNRVAQAEPLLPEVVRRGGVYVDQASASPFMYVSLISKTGTMSETALADYAAGTVLPMLRRLPGIGKVEPYSAEYALRVWFNPDQLHAYGLTTADVEAAIRARNGSVTPGQLGGAPSMPGQPFQAIVRPPAPLANAESFERIVLRPGKDGSAVLLRDVARVEMGAADFRYSSSLNGREAASMGLKLADGANVLATSRTVRAALDEAAKGFPAGVAYDISYDTAHFVQNSITRVLVTLGEATVLVFLILWLFLGNLRATLIPCIVVPVSLLGTVACLQAFGLSLNVITLFGVVLAIGILVDDAIVVVENVERIMREDGVDAFTAASRSMREVSGALLAVTLVLCAVFVPMTFMDSAVGVIYRHFAMTLAISIAFSLFFALTLAPAMCATLLRHGAAPARGPLAWFEARFAAFTARYAGWIERLQQRRLRWLAVYLAMTAACALVLWQLPGGFLPEEDTGELVIDVELPPGSTQAQTRETIARLEQWMTAEKLPIKTTFSLLGWNNGGSGEQRASVFLSLDDWQKRGRAHAADVVLARLSKGLEAWPGKGEAQLYPYNGSALPELGSTSGLDMRLVTRREGGRQDLYAMRDKLIERAKADPLFAEVRATAGQPTPALDLAIDYRKAESFGVDAEAIHHALSATIGSRYIDELAREGRVRRVILQADAPFRMQAAHLARVHVRNASGQMVSLGAFATLEWGNSEATLERYNGLTSVRINADTAPGVSTGAAMARLEALVRELGPDYEVRWNGRAFEQQQSGSQAPWLFALSLLFIFLCLVALYESWTLPLAVLAIVPTGLMGAAAAVWLRGLPNDVYFKVGVVVIMGLAAKNAILVVEYAEQLRRGGMERVQAAIQAARQRLRPVVMTSLAFILGVVPLAISTGPGAGAQRAVGTGVLGGMLGATLLGTLVIPLLYAWIARWSAVRKPADGHVHAGTND from the coding sequence ATGGCGCATTTTTTCCTTCGCCGCCCCGCGTTCGCGTGGGTGCTGGCCATCCTGACCATGGTCGCCGGCCTGGTCGCGTTGAACCGCATCCCGGTGGCCCAGTACCCGGCCGTTGCGCCGCCGATGGTGATCCTCTACGCCGATTACCCGGGCGCCACCGCGCGCACTGTCGAAGACCGCGTGACGGCCGTGCTGGAGCAGCAGATGCACGGCATCCCCGGCCTGCTCTATATCGACTCCAACAGCGAGGCGGGCACGGCCACGGTGACCATCGGCTTCAGGCAAGGCACCGATCCGCAACTGGCGCAGGTCAACGTGCGCAACCGCGTGGCGCAGGCCGAGCCGCTGCTGCCCGAGGTGGTGCGCCGGGGCGGCGTCTACGTCGACCAGGCCAGTGCCAGCCCGTTCATGTACGTGTCGCTGATCTCGAAGACCGGCACGATGTCCGAGACCGCGCTGGCCGATTACGCGGCCGGCACGGTGCTGCCGATGCTGCGGCGCCTGCCCGGTATCGGCAAGGTGGAACCGTACAGCGCCGAATACGCGCTGCGCGTCTGGTTCAACCCCGACCAGTTGCATGCCTACGGCCTGACCACCGCCGATGTGGAGGCCGCCATCCGCGCCCGCAACGGCAGTGTCACGCCCGGGCAGCTGGGCGGGGCGCCGTCCATGCCGGGCCAGCCGTTCCAGGCCATCGTGCGGCCACCTGCGCCGCTGGCCAATGCGGAATCGTTCGAGCGCATCGTGCTGCGCCCGGGCAAGGACGGCTCGGCGGTACTGCTGCGCGACGTGGCGCGCGTGGAAATGGGCGCCGCCGACTTCCGCTACAGCTCGTCGCTGAACGGCCGCGAGGCGGCGTCGATGGGCCTGAAGCTGGCCGATGGCGCCAACGTGCTGGCCACCTCGCGCACCGTGCGCGCGGCGCTGGACGAGGCCGCCAAGGGCTTTCCGGCCGGCGTGGCCTATGACATTTCCTACGACACGGCCCACTTCGTCCAGAACTCGATCACGCGCGTGCTGGTGACGCTGGGCGAGGCCACGGTGCTGGTGTTCCTGATCCTGTGGCTGTTCCTGGGCAACCTGCGCGCCACGCTGATCCCGTGCATCGTGGTGCCGGTGTCGCTGCTCGGCACGGTCGCCTGCCTGCAGGCGTTCGGCCTGTCGCTGAACGTGATCACGCTGTTCGGCGTGGTGTTGGCCATCGGCATCCTGGTGGACGACGCCATCGTGGTGGTGGAAAACGTCGAGCGCATCATGCGCGAGGACGGCGTCGATGCCTTCACGGCCGCGTCGCGCTCGATGCGCGAGGTCTCGGGCGCGCTGCTGGCGGTCACGCTGGTGCTGTGCGCCGTGTTCGTGCCGATGACGTTCATGGACAGCGCCGTGGGCGTGATCTATCGCCATTTCGCCATGACGCTGGCCATCTCGATCGCGTTCTCGCTGTTCTTTGCGCTGACGCTGGCCCCGGCCATGTGCGCCACGCTGCTGCGCCACGGCGCCGCCCCGGCCCGTGGCCCGCTGGCGTGGTTCGAGGCACGCTTTGCTGCCTTCACGGCGCGCTACGCCGGCTGGATCGAAAGGCTGCAGCAGCGCCGCCTGCGCTGGCTGGCCGTCTATCTGGCCATGACGGCCGCCTGCGCGCTGGTGCTCTGGCAGTTGCCGGGCGGCTTCCTGCCCGAGGAAGACACCGGCGAACTGGTAATCGACGTGGAACTGCCGCCGGGCAGCACCCAGGCCCAGACGCGCGAGACCATCGCGCGGCTGGAGCAGTGGATGACGGCGGAGAAATTGCCGATCAAGACCACGTTTTCGCTGCTGGGCTGGAACAACGGCGGCTCGGGCGAGCAGCGCGCCAGCGTATTCCTGTCGCTGGACGACTGGCAGAAGCGTGGCCGCGCCCATGCAGCCGACGTGGTGCTGGCACGCCTGAGCAAGGGGCTGGAAGCGTGGCCCGGCAAGGGCGAGGCCCAGCTTTACCCGTACAACGGCAGCGCCCTGCCCGAGCTTGGCAGCACCAGCGGGCTGGACATGCGCCTGGTCACGCGCCGCGAAGGCGGCCGGCAGGACCTGTATGCCATGCGCGACAAGCTGATCGAACGCGCCAAGGCCGACCCGCTGTTTGCCGAGGTGCGCGCGACGGCGGGCCAGCCCACGCCGGCGCTCGATCTGGCCATCGACTATCGCAAGGCCGAAAGCTTCGGCGTGGATGCCGAGGCGATCCACCACGCGCTGTCGGCCACCATTGGCTCGCGCTATATCGACGAACTGGCCCGCGAAGGCCGCGTGCGCCGCGTGATCCTGCAGGCCGACGCGCCGTTCCGCATGCAGGCCGCTCACCTGGCGCGCGTGCATGTGCGCAATGCCAGCGGGCAGATGGTGTCGCTGGGCGCCTTTGCCACGCTGGAATGGGGCAACAGCGAAGCCACGCTGGAGCGCTACAACGGCCTGACATCGGTGCGCATCAATGCCGATACCGCGCCCGGCGTCAGCACCGGCGCGGCGATGGCCCGGCTCGAAGCCCTGGTGCGCGAACTGGGTCCGGACTACGAGGTACGCTGGAATGGCCGCGCGTTCGAGCAGCAGCAGAGCGGTTCGCAGGCGCCGTGGTTGTTCGCGCTGTCGCTGCTGTTCATCTTCCTGTGCCTGGTGGCGCTCTACGAAAGCTGGACGCTGCCGCTGGCCGTGCTGGCCATCGTGCCCACCGGCCTGATGGGCGCAGCGGCGGCCGTCTGGCTGCGCGGGCTGCCCAACGACGTCTACTTCAAGGTGGGCGTGGTCGTCATCATGGGGCTGGCGGCGAAGAACGCGATCCTGGTGGTCGAGTATGCGGAGCAACTGCGGCGCGGCGGCATGGAGCGCGTGCAGGCTGCCATCCAGGCCGCCCGCCAGCGGCTGCGGCCCGTGGTGATGACCTCGCTTGCGTTCATCCTGGGCGTGGTGCCGCTGGCCATCAGCACCGGCCCCGGCGCCGGCGCGCAGCGCGCGGTGGGCACCGGGGTGCTGGGCGGCATGCTGGGCGCCACCCTGCTGGGTACGCTGGTGATTCCGCTGCTGTATGCGTGGATCGCGCGATGGTCGGCGGTGCGCAAGCCGGCGGACGGCCACGTGCACGCGGGCACGAACGACTGA
- a CDS encoding mechanosensitive ion channel family protein, with product MFGNLIRIETGPDGRFFVNTDSLAVAIVLVALLLVAIVLASVVCYYLTRVLMLWAVGRLARGERRKWLRAAERRKVFHRLAPIVPALIVYLSAPLLSSLTFPVIAMLGAPLGVAAACFMVYTGLRAGFAFLGSLEDRYSHLPYASERPIKSFLQVATLLLYLVAFVAIVSLLLGRPPTYFLTGVSAMTALLIIVFRDSLLGFVASIQLAAYDMLRVGDWIEVPGYVADGVVTDIALNTIKVRNFDNTIVTLPSYVLLTNGVRNWRGMVESGGRRVKHSIPVDADTVRFCDDTLLGGLTACRELKLPVTPHVDGQPLTNLGMLRRYMLGYFRQHPAVRQDLPLVVRHVQSQSQGLPLEVFLYLSDTRWETYEQIQSDLFDHVYGVLPVFGLRVWQKR from the coding sequence ATGTTCGGCAACCTGATTCGCATCGAGACGGGGCCAGACGGCCGGTTCTTCGTCAATACCGACAGCCTGGCCGTGGCCATCGTGCTGGTGGCGCTGCTGCTGGTGGCCATCGTGCTGGCCAGCGTGGTCTGCTACTACCTGACGCGCGTGCTGATGCTCTGGGCCGTGGGCCGCCTGGCGCGCGGCGAGCGCCGCAAGTGGCTGCGGGCGGCCGAACGGCGCAAGGTCTTCCACCGGCTGGCGCCGATCGTGCCGGCGCTGATCGTCTACCTGTCCGCGCCGCTGCTGAGCAGCCTGACGTTTCCGGTCATCGCGATGCTGGGCGCGCCGTTGGGCGTGGCGGCCGCCTGCTTCATGGTCTATACGGGATTGCGCGCGGGTTTTGCCTTCCTGGGCAGCCTGGAAGACCGGTATAGCCATCTGCCTTACGCCAGCGAGCGCCCGATCAAGAGCTTTCTCCAGGTGGCCACGCTGCTGCTGTATCTGGTGGCGTTCGTGGCCATCGTCTCGCTGCTGCTGGGCCGGCCGCCCACCTACTTCCTGACCGGGGTCAGCGCCATGACGGCGCTGCTGATCATCGTGTTCCGCGACTCGCTGCTCGGGTTCGTGGCCAGCATCCAGCTGGCGGCCTACGACATGCTGCGCGTCGGCGACTGGATCGAGGTGCCCGGCTACGTGGCCGATGGCGTGGTGACCGATATCGCCCTGAACACGATCAAGGTGCGCAACTTCGACAATACGATCGTCACGCTGCCCAGCTACGTGCTGCTGACCAACGGCGTGCGGAACTGGCGCGGCATGGTGGAATCTGGCGGCCGGCGCGTGAAGCACAGCATCCCCGTGGACGCCGACACCGTGCGTTTCTGCGACGACACGCTGCTGGGCGGGCTGACGGCCTGCCGCGAGCTGAAACTGCCCGTGACGCCCCACGTCGACGGCCAGCCGCTGACCAACCTGGGCATGCTGCGGCGCTACATGCTGGGCTATTTCCGCCAGCATCCGGCCGTGCGCCAGGACCTGCCGCTGGTGGTGCGCCACGTGCAGTCGCAAAGCCAGGGCCTGCCGCTGGAAGTGTTCCTGTACCTCAGCGACACGCGCTGGGAGACCTACGAACAGATCCAGTCGGACCTGTTCGATCACGTGTACGGCGTGCTGCCGGTGTTCGGCCTGCGGGTCTGGCAGAAGCGGTAG
- a CDS encoding dicarboxylate/amino acid:cation symporter produces MSKKSNITTWILIAMILGAVVGYACNTAFPDPKVAKEIAGYISIITDVFLRLIKMIIAPLVFSTLVIGIAHMGDASTVGRVGVKALGWFITASLVSLTLGLIMATLLHPGVNIGLPLPDVGAATNLKTNAFTLKDFVAHLVPKSVAEAMANNEILQIVVFSIFFGTAIATLGERGARMAAVIEDLAQIMLKITGAVMWLAPVAVFAAIASTVTTQGLGILITFAKFMGSFYLALFVLWGLLTLAGFVFLGRRVFELVRLIREPFLLSFSTASSEAAYPKLLDSLDRFGVNRKISSFVLPLGYSFNLDGSMMYCTFAVLFIAQAYDIHLPLGTQITMLLLLMLTSKGMAGVPRASLVVIAATLNQFGIPEAGLLLIMGVDQFLDMGRSATNAVGNSIAAAVVAKWEGQLAAGPVPETEKDIPGEEPRTPGTAEA; encoded by the coding sequence ATGAGCAAGAAGTCAAATATCACGACCTGGATCCTGATCGCGATGATCCTGGGTGCCGTGGTTGGCTACGCGTGCAACACGGCGTTCCCGGACCCCAAGGTGGCCAAGGAAATTGCCGGGTATATCTCCATCATCACCGACGTCTTCCTGCGGCTGATCAAGATGATCATCGCGCCGCTGGTGTTCTCGACGCTGGTGATCGGTATCGCGCACATGGGCGATGCCAGCACGGTGGGGCGCGTCGGGGTCAAGGCGCTGGGGTGGTTCATCACGGCGTCGCTGGTGTCGCTGACGCTGGGGCTGATCATGGCCACGCTGCTGCATCCGGGCGTGAATATCGGCCTGCCGCTGCCCGACGTGGGCGCCGCCACCAACCTGAAGACCAACGCCTTCACGCTGAAGGACTTCGTGGCGCACCTGGTGCCCAAATCGGTGGCCGAGGCCATGGCCAACAACGAAATCCTGCAGATCGTGGTGTTCTCGATCTTCTTCGGCACGGCCATTGCCACGCTGGGCGAACGCGGCGCGCGCATGGCCGCCGTGATCGAGGATCTGGCGCAGATCATGCTGAAGATCACCGGCGCGGTCATGTGGCTGGCCCCGGTGGCCGTGTTCGCGGCCATTGCGTCGACCGTGACCACGCAGGGGCTGGGCATCCTGATCACGTTCGCCAAGTTCATGGGCAGCTTCTACCTGGCGCTGTTCGTGCTGTGGGGTTTGCTGACGCTGGCGGGCTTTGTCTTCCTGGGGCGGCGCGTGTTCGAACTGGTCCGGCTGATCCGCGAACCATTCCTGCTGTCGTTTTCCACGGCCAGTTCCGAGGCGGCCTATCCAAAACTGCTCGATTCCCTCGACCGCTTCGGCGTGAATCGGAAAATCTCCAGTTTTGTGCTGCCGCTGGGGTACTCGTTCAACCTTGATGGCTCGATGATGTACTGCACGTTCGCGGTGCTGTTCATCGCCCAGGCGTACGACATCCACCTGCCGCTGGGCACGCAGATCACGATGCTGCTGTTGCTGATGCTGACGTCGAAGGGCATGGCCGGCGTGCCGAGGGCGTCGCTGGTGGTGATCGCGGCCACGCTGAACCAGTTCGGCATCCCCGAGGCTGGCCTGCTGCTGATCATGGGCGTGGACCAGTTCCTGGACATGGGCCGCTCTGCCACCAACGCCGTGGGCAATTCGATTGCCGCCGCCGTGGTGGCCAAGTGGGAAGGGCAACTGGCCGCGGGGCCGGTGCCGGAGACCGAAAAGGACATACCGGGCGAGGAGCCCCGCACGCCCGGCACCGCGGAGGCCTGA